TGGAAACCTTGCTCACTCTTGTAGGAAATTTGGCATGGTCATGTGAATATTGTGATCCAGATTTCCTGAGGCACCAGGAGACAGTCGGTCAAAGATGAGCCTCGTACTGGACATTTTAGTGAGTCGAGACGACGATCAGGTTTAAAGTGTGAGTATTTTATGAAAGAAGATCTACGTTTGAGTTGTGAGGATGTGGCCGTGGATGTTTTGGTGTCAGGTGGATGTGGCCATCGAATTCTGAGGAATCACTCATTACTTAGAAAAGCTGCAGTGAAATGGGTCTTGCATGCTTTGACTGAATATCAGAAGTGGATGCGTGTCAAGTCAATCTCTCTCGGCAGCACATCACCAGGTACAAAAGAGAAACCTTGACATCAATGAGACCTGGCTGCGATGTTATGTGCCAGTGCTGAAGAGGCAGTCATCCAAATGACGTCATTCTTGGTCACCACATTAAAAAACTGGTGCAGCAAGGGAGCAAGAGGAACGTGATGACCCAACAATCGTTGCATAGGATCGTGAAGGTGTTTTTGTCTGCCACAAACTTTGATTGGATACTTTGGGCAACAAAGAACATTACAGCATGTTCTTTATGCAAAAAGCTGCGTGCAGCGCTACTTAAATAACGAGACGTCATGAACTCATGCATGCTGAGTCATTCCACACAACAATGCCAGTTGTTACACTGGTATAGATAGTTACACAGCAAATGTTGTCTCCACTCTTCTGTAGTCATGCCCATACCTCACACAACCTATTCCCAGATTGAAGGCTCCCTGACTGTGACTTGTTTGAGGAATTTTTACGCACGACTGCAAGAATCCAGCGGGTGACTCACCTTGCAAACAGTGTTATGAAGCTGCCAGACCACTGGAACAAAGTTACTATATGCAAGCTGTTTTCACGGCCCAAATTTTTGTGTATACTTTAGTAATGTTATTTTACAATGTCATTGTAGCAAAGATTTGTGTACATTGAATTCAGAGATGTCATACAAGTTTGTCTCTAATTGACatacattttgtgtttgttgtttggtgaCATTGTAGCTGTTATGCAGTCATTATTGTAAGTCAGTGTCTTCATCATTCTGTCTGTGCAGGTGCTATTGATCGTCTCGGTCCAATTGTTAAGGCTGATTTTGAAGTTGCTGTGAAAAAGGGAAAGTTGGCAATAATGCGagggaacattgacatgcttggtgaagaagatgcaGGCAAGACGACATTGGGAGATGCTTTTCTAGATCAGCCATTTatagagaagagagaaagtACGGTAGGAGCAGACGTGAAAGTGATGAGAACGGGAGGTGGTCCAAACACGAACTGGAAGGAACTGAAACCAAAAGACAAAGAAGAGATCATTGATCAAGTTCTTGTCAGAGGctttcttgcaagacaacaacaagttGAGGCTCCAGAGCAGACACAAAACGACAATGGAGAGGAAGCTATTGGAGAGACAATCCAAGAAGTAGAACAGCAGCCAGCAGGTAGTACCAACACGGTAGCTTTACCAACAGCCAGACAAGCAACTAGTAAAGAAGGCAACACGACAGAGTTGAGGAAGCCGCTACgtgatttgttgttttgtaaagAATTAACCGAGGAGCAAGCAAAGTTAGCAGAGGAACTGCGTCGTGACAAAGCTGCATTAGAAAAAAGTGAAAAGATGATGTTGATCACAGTGTGTGATCGCGGCGGTCAAGAGCAGTTTCTGATGACACACGCAGCATTGATGGCAGACAACAGTCAGCACAGTGCAACCGCTTACATGATAGTGATGGATGGAACAAAGAGTCTTGCAGATCCCATACCTCAATGTTTGTTTCGACCAGAACAAGGAAGCGAGCAGTTGGTCATGCCACGTTTTGGCCCTACAACGAGACGTGAGTTGTTGGCTTATTACATGAATGCCATCAAGATGGCACATCCAGTAGTGGGTTGTGGTCCTTTTCTTGGTCAGGGCTTCATTGATCAAGCACCAGTTACATTCGCCATGtcgacaagacaagacaaaacaaaggACATGGATCCAAAATTCTTAGAcgaacaagaagaaatattgCAAGACATTGTACAGAAGAACGACTTTGGTGGTCACATGATGTTGGCGCAGAAAAACCCAAACAAACTGACTTTTCGTGTTAACAACAGACGATCAGGCACTGGCAGTCCGGATCCGGTGCTAATGAAGGTGAAGGAGATATTTGTAGCAATGGTACGGTCACTGTGGAGTCAACGAGATGCTATTCCTTTGCCATGGGCAGTTCTCGATAAATTGTTGAGCAGAGTGTCTCAACTGGATGACAACGAAGGCAAAATACTAGACATCGAAGAAGTGTGTGAGTTGGCTCGAAAATTCTGTGACATTATGACACGAAGAGAATGTCGATCGGCACTGCAGTATTTATCAAGTTTGAGCACAATTGCATTTTATTCTGATGTGAGTGAGTTAAAGAAGAAGGTCTTCACTGATCGACAGTGGCTGGTCAATGTTCTCACTGTCTTTGCTACCGTCCTGCATAAGAGTAACGTGCCACCAGAACTTTGGAAAGATCTGAAGAAATTGAAGGAAGAAGGTATGATGTCATGGTCATTGGCTCACTATCTGTTGCTGCAGAAAGGTGTCAAGCAAAGTCAGTTTGAGTCCATCTTGTACCTGCTGCATCTATTCGACGTCATCTGTCCTATGATTACCTCACCAGAGATGCTGAAGGCTGTTCTGAAGGTTGAACAGTCATTCTTTGTTCCTTGCTTGCTTGAACAGAGATATAATAACAAGTTGGCATGGCAACAGCTGGCCGGCTCCACTCGATTTCCTCCCTCTCTCATATTTCGTCCTGATGGGTTTGACACGACTCCCGAGCCGATCTACTTTCGCTTGGTGTCTCGTTGTGCCACTGAATATGCCCATCCTCGTCCCAAACTGAAAAGAGGTCATGCTGTCTTTCATGTGGATGATGATCTTGAGCTTGATCTGGAACTGGTTTACCATGAACTGCATTACATCATTGCTACAGTATATTCTCCACGTCAAGTGTTTTCTCGTGATGAGCTGAAACGTCAATGTAGCATCATTCGTCAGTTTCTCTTTCATCAGCTCAAGGAGGCCAAGAAACGAGGATTGGATGGCTTCAAGTTTAATGTCTGTGTTTATCTTCCCTCGAGTGAAGCTGAAGACACCCAATCAATAGATGATGATTGTTTGGTGTGCATTGATAAATATCCATCTCAACAGAGTTTGATAAACCAGAAGAATGATCGTGTGTCACGAGAGCAATTTCCCACTTTGGATATCTGGTTTAATGACTCAAGGGAAAGTTTAGGTAAATATgattatttgtgttgttgatggTTAGTATATAATTGATGTTACCTTATAGATATTGAAACTGGAAGTGATAGACAACAAGATGAGCAAACAACGAGTGAGTGTAGTTGTCtcgctgttgttgttttactgTGTACATTGACAGTTGAGTAGTAGCATGTAGTGAATATGAAGATTGTCTACTGTAGCTATGAATCATATAATGTCTGAAATGGTGTAATTGAAACATCTCTTGTTCTATTTTCAGAAAGTGAATCTGCTGATTCGAGTGTGTCAACTCTAACATCTGGCGTTTGTCAACAGTCACAAGTGTGTAATCTTGATGACGAGTTGAGTTGTCAGCTGTTAGTAAAAGTTGCTCATAAAATATCTCACAGCTGGGAGGAATTCGGGTCTCTTCTGTCAGCAGATATGTTTCCTACAAGGAAAACGGACGTTATCACTGATACATACAGAAAGCCATTCTTGCGTGCTAAAGCCATGTTAGAAGAATGGAGAGAGGCAATGGGCAAAAGAGCTACTTGTGACTTGATTGTTCAAACACTTTTGGAGATGGGTTTGAGGAAGGAGGCATGTGATATATTTGGTTATGATGTAGTAGAACTCATTTAtccaaacaaataattaaggtaattatgtgtcacgtgactttgattTAGGGACATATTTTTGCGtcattattttaaaatttatttgtaaatgTGCTGTAAAGTATAGTGATGTGCTATCAATCGAATTGAACAATAATATCTGTAAACAATAGTTTAACGAGATTCTGTCCAACATGATATACGTATTACTGGAATTGTATATTTCGTTTGCTGCATCAAATCAAGGAAAATGATTgaaaggaagacagacagacagacagacacagaaaacacGTGCAATTTATGGCAGTACAGTGTTAGCGAGTCCTATTTGCGTTATCACACATGAAATTACGTATtactgaattaattaattaattgaaatattTACAACATTTTATGCCTGTGTGTTTGGGAGTCCAAGGTTAGGAaatgctaacgcgcgttagtgtTATTTCCTGAGCCTTCAGATGAAGCACACTAGTACACGTTATAAACTCGTTTATGTAATAGTATTGTGTTGAATAAGCGTAGAAGTCGTAGTTTTTTAATAGATTGATGACGTTCACTTGCAGAGCAAGTTCTCACAGAAGAAAACACACAAAGGCAGTCTTTACGTGACACCAACCCATCTTATCTTTCACAATCAAACCGTAGGAAGAGAAACATGGGTAAGGATAATGAGTGATAGgatactgtctgtctgggtACAGTAACCGTACGTatacatgtttgtatgtatgtttgtttgttcatttactggtttgtcaatttgtctgtctgtttgcttgtttgtcttttgtttatttgtttgttgcgtttcctgttgtctgtctgtttgcctgttttgtttattgtgtgtgtgtgtgtgtgtgtgtgtgtgtgtgtgtgtgtgtgtgtgtgtgtgtgtgtgtgtgtgtgtgtgtctgtgtgtctgtgtgtctgtgtgtctgtgtgtctgtgtgtctgtgtctgtgtgtctatgtgtctgtgtgtgtctgtgtgtgtctgtgtctgtgtgtgtgtgtgtgtgtgtgtgtgtgtgtgtgtgtgtgtctgtgtgtgtgtgtgtgtgtgtgtgcgcgcgcgtgcgcgtgcaggtgcttgtgcatgtgtctgtctgtttgtatttgtatgtcaCATCTAGGACTTTGTTGTAGGCACCAGAATTTTGTTTATGTGGTATGTGTCTtccaatttgtgtttttgtggtTAGCTGTTGCATACTCACATCTTACAAGTGGAAACGCTACCATTAAACACGAAAGGCTTGCCCTTGAAGATGACCTACAAAACATTCAGATCATTCACATTCATCATTGCTAAAGATCGTGAATGCCAAGACCTCTATGATACTCTGGTGCACTTCTGAACCAAGTGAGTGTTAAGCATGATCAACAAAGATACAAGATGTTGGTATGTAGAGGCATAGATACTTTACGTAGGGTCCGACTTTAGGGGACTCTACGTAGTATTTGACTGGATGcaagaagcactgctttctgtaagtgctgcaggttgtgatgacctggaataatgtctagccaccgtgcaatacctacgtgcactgtgcccagtgctcccaacaccactggaacaaccagtgctTACCTTCACCCGCAGGTCACTGTACTTCGTCGACTTCTCGgcctgtttcctggcgatgttACCTTCAgtaggacagctgatatcaataagaagacaaatgtttgtcttcttatttctgaaacagatgtcaggacaaTTGGCAACAATCTTTCTAGCAGTAAGGATGactgtatcccacatcatagtaatgtcatccgtctccacaagtcTATCatgatgatgccggtaccatctgctctccactgaaaccccaaaatgacgacaaatgtcccagtggataatggaggccacctgattgtgtcgatcggTGTTACTGTGTAGTCTGTGCCAAGGCACTACaacctgccacaatgtggtcaactgtttccatgtctacactgcacaagcggCAAATGGGACTGACATTTCGATGCAGAATGTTGTGCTCATAACACCGActttggtcttgagcagcaacaaccagtccctcagttgcagcaggaagattggATGGCTTCAGCCGTCTGTaggtggtttctcagtgagacggcgatactgacCATGCATTGGTTTTCTGCTCCAGGACTGTACAAGAACCGCTCCATACAGAAATATTTTGCATCCGTCtgaggtgcttgctcgaagaCACCATCACACAGGATGGTTCCACTTCCATGCAGGCTCTTTGACTTGTTGTCTTTAGAGAGACTcccctgcagctgtgcagtaaactgccTGGCCATGCATTGGATCAAATGAGAGGACTTCCTAGCATCACACTCCTGTACCATGTGCATAAATccccacaatacaagactgatatGTTGACTCGATCTGTTGTAACCTTCGACCACCCTGGGTGCACGGAGTGTACAGCCGGTCAACGACTGCCGCacaattttagtatttatatttattatttatatttattatttattatttatttattatttattattatttatttatttatttattttatatttattttttatttattatttattatttatttattatttatttattatttatttattatttatttattatttatttattatttatttattatttatttattatttatttatttatgatatatttattatttatttatttatttatctatttatacTTTATCATGGGTgatatactgtacacataaCTACGTGAGAGTCATTCTGTTGATGTTGTAGATTCATATGATGAGATATATGCATTTCACTACTCTCTACAAGAGAAGAAATTTAGCCGCGAGGACGGCCGGTCTATTTTCCATCACGATAAAGAGTTTGGTCGAATGGGCATTCCCAACGACTACTGGCATTACAGTCCATTGAATGAGAACTACAAGGTTAGTGCGATTGGTGTAAGAAGGTGGAGAGTTGGTGTGACATGCCGTTTGTTGTAGCTTTGTCAGACGTATCCTGAGTGGCTGTATGTGCCGATTGGCGTGAGTGAAGAAGTCGTGAATGACAGTGCTAAGTTTAGGAGTCGAGAGAGTGTACCAACATTGTCATATTACCACCAAAAGACACAGGTGATGGATATAGTTCACAttggattgtgtgtgtctgtctatttacttaattatttttgcttattttttgtttatttgtctgtttattgatctgtttgttcgtctgattgtttgtccgTTAGGTGGAACTTTGATAAGGTGATAAAGGGAGGAAGTTATTCTAATGTGGCTGCCATTGTCTAGTCGACAACTAACTCAGCTGCAGGTAAGTACACTAAAAGAGATTCAAACTGTCAATCTGCatgtaaaaataaatatttaatatttgtgGTCAACAAGTGGTCTAAAGGCAGTAAGGGAGTTGAAGGATACTGacaggcacaaatgttggtagCAAGTCGTTGCAGATCTAGGATAAAAGGTTAGACAATTGGATGGAGGGGCTCCCTTTGAGGGATAAtgtttataattttaaattttaggtCAGAAACGGTCACATTAAGCGGATAACTGACAATGACATTCAGTCTCTTATATTGGAAATTATGGGAAGAAATGTCAGGTAACCATAAATTGCTGTGATGAAAGAATTTGTAATGAGATAATTTTACACGCCAGTACGACTTACATCACGTGCCCTGgagacagtcacagtcacagaCAAGGACAGAAGAAAACTTTGGGCATAAAACTACCTTTTCTTGTAATGATCATCaagaacttgaagaaataTTTCACTTTTAAAGTGACGGTATATGATGCTTTGTTGCTGCTTTATTTCATCATTTTTAATGAAATGGTTGTGGTGGTAGGTGCTGGATGATAAAGGAGTTAGACGGCGTTTTAGAGCTTCCAATTATCAGTCGACAACAAGAGTGAAACCATTCATATGTACAATGCCTATGAGACTTGATGAGGGATGGAACCAAGTTCAGATATTGCGAGTAGCCGTGCTTATATTACTACTGTGTTTAGTGCAGAGAGAAATGTAAGCTTTATGTACAATACTTTACAGTGGATTTTATCTTTTAGTATtacatactgtactgtattctAGTGTACTGAGAGATGCATTTATAGACATTTATACACATTTATACACATTTATAGACATTTATACACATTTATAGACATTTCAGTCTTATAAGACTACAAGACTTAGAGATGTATTTTtctgaattttgaattttacaGGTGATCAGCACGTGGTAAATTGATGTTTGTattgtcttcaattttgtaCATAATAGTTGCATCTAACTAATTTCTGATGTGTAAGACTCAGTTGCATGTGTACAAGTCTACTAATTCTCTTACATCTACTTGTAAACATCTACTTAGGGGGTCAGCACCTACCATAAAGTATGAGCTAAAAAGTGCTTTACTTGAGATATTGACATGTTAATTGATTTGGTTGATAAAGGGTGGTAGCTACTTTACTCAAAGTTGAGTAATTCTAATGTGGCTGCAATTGTCTAGTTGACAACTACTGGTAACTCAGTTGCAGTTTTGGAACAGTTAGTTAGAGAGCTTCAAACTGTCGTAGGCAAATAGAATGTAAATGTTCTGTGGTCAACAAGTGGTCTAAAGGCAGTAAGGGAATTGAAATGTTCTTACAGACACGAAACTTTAGCACAAGGCTTGACTTCaacgtttaattaagattttaaTGGTTTGAGACTTGACCAAAATCAAGTACGGTATTGCAATGTATTTTGTTCTCATTCATaattgtctttcttgtttaACTTGTCTGACTTTACACGGAGGGCATATGGGACAAACTACAGTGAAACTCTTCGAGTCCAACTTCATGCCAACTCTCGTATTCGTAGAGTATATTTCTCTGATCGTCTCTACTCTGAAGATGAACTGCCAGCAGAATTCAAGTTTTTCTGCCGGTCTCTCAAGCAGCAGAGCAGAAGTGACATCAAGAAACTCTAGAGATTCTACATTCTATATCATAAACAATAGAGAGAAAAGAAAGATAGCCTAGACTGTATTGTTGACAACAGTTTCTATGGTTGGGATCACTAAATAGAGAGGTTAAGTGGCTTTCTCTAGAGCAGCAGTCTCTGTTACTGGAAGTAGTTGTCATGAGTGTGACACATTTGTGTAACAGAAAaatgacacacattgatgcttcttcacaacaaataatg
The sequence above is drawn from the Corticium candelabrum chromosome 8, ooCorCand1.1, whole genome shotgun sequence genome and encodes:
- the LOC134182996 gene encoding uncharacterized protein LOC134182996, translating into MRGNIDMLGEEDAGKTTLGDAFLDQPFIEKRESTVGADVKVMRTGGGPNTNWKELKPKDKEEIIDQVLVRGFLARQQQVEAPEQTQNDNGEEAIGETIQEVEQQPAGSTNTVALPTARQATSKEGNTTELRKPLRDLLFCKELTEEQAKLAEELRRDKAALEKSEKMMLITVCDRGGQEQFLMTHAALMADNSQHSATAYMIVMDGTKSLADPIPQCLFRPEQGSEQLVMPRFGPTTRRELLAYYMNAIKMAHPVVGCGPFLGQGFIDQAPVTFAMSTRQDKTKDMDPKFLDEQEEILQDIVQKNDFGGHMMLAQKNPNKLTFRVNNRRSGTGSPDPVLMKVKEIFVAMVRSLWSQRDAIPLPWAVLDKLLSRVSQLDDNEGKILDIEEVCELARKFCDIMTRRECRSALQYLSSLSTIAFYSDVSELKKKVFTDRQWLVNVLTVFATVLHKSNVPPELWKDLKKLKEEGMMSWSLAHYLLLQKGVKQSQFESILYLLHLFDVICPMITSPEMLKAVLKVEQSFFVPCLLEQRYNNKLAWQQLAGSTRFPPSLIFRPDGFDTTPEPIYFRLVSRCATEYAHPRPKLKRGHAVFHVDDDLELDLELVYHELHYIIATVYSPRQVFSRDELKRQCSIIRQFLFHQLKEAKKRGLDGFKFNVCVYLPSSEAEDTQSIDDDCLVCIDKYPSQQSLINQKNDRVSREQFPTLDIWFNDSRESLDIETGSDRQQDEQTTKSESADSSVSTLTSGVCQQSQVCNLDDELSCQLLVKVAHKISHSWEEFGSLLSADMFPTRKTDVITDTYRKPFLRAKAMLEEWREAMGKRATCDLIVQTLLEMGLRKEACDIFGYDVVELIYPNK
- the LOC134183318 gene encoding myotubularin-related protein 6-like, whose product is MILWCTSEPNSYDEIYAFHYSLQEKKFSREDGRSIFHHDKEFGRMGIPNDYWHYSPLNENYKLCQTYPEWLYVPIGVSEEVVNDSAKFRSRESVPTLSYYHQKTQVEL
- the LOC134182997 gene encoding cilia- and flagella-associated protein 20-like, whose protein sequence is MWLPLSSRQLTQLQVRNGHIKRITDNDIQSLILEIMGRNVSTTYITCPGDSHSHRQGQKKTLGIKLPFLVMIIKNLKKYFTFKVTVLDDKGVRRRFRASNYQSTTRVKPFICTMPMRLDEGWNQVQILRVAVLILLLCLVQREM